The window CGCAGCCAGCCAGATAGACAGGTCGAAATCCCAACCTAAAATCACTTTCATTAACATGGCCAGGGCATACAATGAAACGCCTGATGAGAAAACCGTCATAGCGGCAAAAGTGAGGGCGTTAAAGGTCCTTGTTTTTTCGTCGAAACGTAGTTTTAAATACTCTGGAACACTCCGGGCTTTACTGCCATAGTAAAAAGGCATCATGTATACGCCTAAAAAGATCATGGCCAAAGCAGCGCCCAGCCAGTAAAAGTGCATTGTGTACAAACCATATTTGGCACCATTTGCTGCCATACCCAAAACCTCCTGAGCACCTAAATTAGCAGAGATAAAGGCCAGGCAGGTAATCCACAACGGGATATTGTGCGAGCTGAGCAAAAAATCATTACCCGTTTTTATTTTCTTTTTAAGCACTAAACCGATACCCATTACCAGTATAAAATAAATGGCAATAATCAGGTAATCGAAAAATTCCAGTTTCATATCAAACAGTATTATTTGGTTAGTATTATTTGTTGTTTGGCCAAAGCCAATTGCTATAGATGTGACTTGTAGGGTGCGGCGGGAAGTCCTGTTACGTTTAATTTCACCAAAAACAAGGAGCCACTGTGTGGGTATTGCTTTAATTCTTCTCCATTTAACCCCTCTTTTGCCGTAGTAATCAACATCTGGTTCATCAGTTCGCCGCCAAAAGCACAACTGGTAACATGGGGCGCATTAATTTCGATCTTTCCTATGCAAGTGCCATTATGTGGGTTATACCTGTTTACACAACTGCCACCCCACATGGCCACCCAAAGCATCCCCTCATTATCAATGCACATCCCATCGGCCAGTATATTGGGGCCGGGTATTTCTACCACAACCCTTTCGTTGCTGATGCTACCCGTAGTTAAATCGTAATCGAAAGCTTTAATGTGATACAAAAAGCTGTCTATGTAATATAAAGTGCGGTTATCTGGTGACCAGCAAATACCGTTAGACACGCTAGTGTTTTTTATTTTTTTGACCAGTTTACCATTGTAACGGTAAAGATTTCCGGCATGCTGCCTGGCATTAACATGCATGGTACCAACCCATAGCCTGCCAAGCGCATCGCAGGCACCA is drawn from Pedobacter sp. HDW13 and contains these coding sequences:
- a CDS encoding SMP-30/gluconolactonase/LRE family protein, whose translation is MMEIWKPDLIYKADLTLGEGARWHAEWQKFLFIDIKGKLIGTCNPLNGKLITHKTVKMPGMLAPATDSKLLVALQGELALLDFETGKTQSLIKFKEDEENRSNDGACDALGRLWVGTMHVNARQHAGNLYRYNGKLVKKIKNTSVSNGICWSPDNRTLYYIDSFLYHIKAFDYDLTTGSISNERVVVEIPGPNILADGMCIDNEGMLWVAMWGGSCVNRYNPHNGTCIGKIEINAPHVTSCAFGGELMNQMLITTAKEGLNGEELKQYPHSGSLFLVKLNVTGLPAAPYKSHL